The Argentina anserina chromosome 3, drPotAnse1.1, whole genome shotgun sequence genome includes a region encoding these proteins:
- the LOC126785742 gene encoding CBL-interacting serine/threonine-protein kinase 20 produces MSKMENKKANILMQKYELGRLLGKGTFAKVYHARNLRTGQSVAIKIIDKEKVQQVGLIDQIKREISVMRLVRHPNVVQLYEVMASKTKIYFAMEYVRGGELFNKVAKGKLKEDMARKYFQQLIGAVDYCHSRGVYHRDIKPENLLVDENGNLKVSDFGLSALIESRGQDGLLHTTCGTPAYVAPEVIHKKGYDGAKADTWSCGVVLYVLMAGFLPFHDTNLMEMYRKISRGDFKSPQWFPPEVRKLLSRILDPNATTRISVDKIMVNSWFKKGFKHIEAPLPIPGDPNASISDVCSAFGSPDSLEGSSDKKAGTTTVEASSMRPTNFNAFDIISLSPGFDLSGLFEGDQKHRSSQSRFTTTKPASTIVSKFEQIAQMERFRCMQKDGTVKLQGSREGRKGQLGIDAEIFEVTPSFFVVEVKKTAGDTLEYIQFYDQDLKPSLKDIVWTWQGNDPQQQHQPATQVS; encoded by the coding sequence atgtccaaaatggagaaCAAGAAAGCAAACATATTGATGCAGAAGTACGAGCTTGGGCGCCTTCTGGGGAAAGGTACTTTCGCAAAGGTTTACCATGCTCGAAACTTGAGGACCGGCCAAAGTGTTGCTATTAAGATCATAGACAAGGAGAAGGTTCAACAGGTTGGATTGATTGATCAAATCAAGCGTGAAATATCGGTCATGCGCCTTGTTAGGCATCCCAATGTTGTTCAACTCTATGAAGTCATGGCCAGCAAGACCAAAATATACTTTGCCATGGAGTATGTGAGAGGTGGTGAGCTCTTCAATAAGGTTGCCAAAGGGAAGCTCAAGGAAGACATGGCTCGAAAGTACTTCCAACAGTTGATTGGCGCCGTTGATTACTGCCACAGCCGCGGAGTCTACCACCGTGACATCAAGCCAGAGAATCTCCTGGTTGATGAGAATGGTAACCTCAAGGTTTCGGATTTCGGTCTGAGTGCATTGATAGAGTCCAGAGGGCAAGATGGTCTGCTGCACACAACTTGTGGAACTCCTGCATATGTAGCACCAGAAGTGATTCACAAGAAAGGTTATGATGGTGCCAAGGCTGATACATGGTCATGCGGGGTTGTGCTCTATGTTCTTATGGCTGGTTTTCTTCCATTCCATGACACAAACCTCATGGAAATGTACAGGAAGATCAGCAGAGGAGACTTCAAGAGTCCACAATGGTTCCCTCCAGAGGTTCGTAAGCTTCTTTCACGGATTCTTGATCCCAATGCGACCACCAGAATAAGCGTGGATAAGATCATGGTGAACAGTTGGTTCAAGAAGGGGTTTAAGCATATTGAAGCCCCATTACCAATTCCAGGTGATCCAAACGCATCTATCAGTGATGTGTGTTCTGCTTTTGGATCACCAGACAGTTTAGAAGGCAGTTCTGATAAGAAAGCAGGAACTACTACTGTAGAAGCAAGCTCCATGAGGCCAACCAACTTCAATGCTTTTGACATCATATCTCTCTCGCCGGGATTTGATCTCTCCGGTTTGTTTGAGGGTGATCAGAAGCATAGGTCATCGCAGTCACGATTCACCACTACAAAACCAGCGTCTACTATTGTTTCGAAATTTGAACAGATTGCACAGATGGAGAGATTCAGATGCATGCAGAAGGATGGGACTGTCAAGTTGCAGGGCAGCAGGGAAGGAAGGAAAGGGCAGCTTGGTATTGATGCTGAGATCTTCGAGGTCACACCTTCATTTTTCGTTGTGGAGGTGAAGAAAACAGCAGGGGACACTTTGGAATACATACAATTCTATGACCAAGATTTAAAGCCCTCCCTTAAAGACATAGTATGGACTTGGCAAGGAAATGATCCACAGCAACAACATCAGCCAGCAACTCAAGTTTCTTAG
- the LOC126786135 gene encoding protein MALE DISCOVERER 2 — protein sequence MGARWNPLGFRLLFLLAMIIASSGVPGSWSVNDEGMALLAFRDNIKFDPLGALENWSPNDGDPCQWIGVHCVDNKVQMLNLTDLSLEGTLAPAVGKLSHLKYLVLYKNRLIGEIPKEIGGLARLEHLDLRDNDLSGMIPVEIGRMRSLKRLLLGDNRFEGGIHLPIKSLSLLSDLVIVSDHVASTRFTGFGSINRKFGHCTWPSNVKHWKNAKTLTLMLKGTLTHYLNYLRMPSPRSIHDSLDVHGDTCCDNLSNSFESHMILARRRLLDQPSLNLPAIPFAGPEPSIQIIALPTGRSSGAFPAVPDPKEKLSPPPVPEPMDSPPSTPSPMAKKKTQQQGSPKSSSNIWKYTVIGISVAVLVIVLLAMIFMCRSQAVKTIKPWKTGISGQLQKAFITGVPKLNRSELESACEDFSNIINTIDGSIVYKGTLSSGVEIAVASTTLTSLKDWSKNAEKAYRKKIDELSRVNHKNFVNLIGYCEEDEPFTRMMVFEYAPNGNLHEHLHIQEMEHLDWTARVRIIMGTGYCLQYMHHDLNPPVSHPNLDASSIFLTDDYAAKIAELCFWATLPKSKKDSEEDDKEHSELPPLADPETNIYSFGLLLIEIISGRRHSEVGCLAKWASAYLNEQRSSMVDPSLKSFKNDELDVLCEVIKECTQQDPRRRPAMNDVIEKLRQVIPITPNQAVPRLSPLWWAELEILSVEAT from the exons ATGGGGGCTAGATGGAACCCTTTGGGGTTCCGCTTGCTCTTTCTCTTGGCTATGATTATTGCTTCTTCTGGGGTTCCGGGTTCTTGGTCTGTTAATGATGAAG GAATGGCTTTGTTGGCATTCAGGGATAACATAAAGTTCGATCCTTTGGGTGCTTTGGAAAATTGGAGTCCTAACGATGGTGACCCTTGCCAATGGATCGGTGTTCATTGTGTGGACAATAAAGTACAAATGCT GAATCTGACAGATCTTTCTTTGGAAGGAACGTTGGCACCTGCTGTTGGGAAACTTAGTCACTTGAAATATCT TGTGCTCTACAAGAACCGTTTAATTGGTGAAATTCCCAAAGAGATCGGGGGCCTTGCAAGGCTAGAACATCTAGATTTGAGGGACAATGACTTGAGTGGAATGATTCCAGTTGAGATAGGCAGGATGCGTTCACTAAAACGATT ATTGCTTGGTGACAATAGATTTGAAGGCGGCATTCACCTACCGATAAAGAGTCTCAGCTTGCTTTCTGACTTGGTAATTGTTAGTGATCATGTTGCATCCACTCGATTCACTGGATTTGGCTCTATAAACAGAAAATTTGGACACTG CACCTGGCCAAGCAATGTTAAACATTGGAAAAATGCTAAAACGTTAACATTAATGCTCAAAGGAACTCTTACACATTACCTCAACTACTTGCGAATGCCAAG TCCCAGATCCATACATGACTCTCTGGATGTCCACGGAGACACTTGCTGTGACAATTTATCTA ATTCATTCGAGTCGCACATGATCCTTGCACGCCGTAGGCTGCTTGACCAACCCTCCCTTAACCTCCCAGCTATACCCTTTGCTGGTCCGGAACCATCTATACAGATCATTGCTCTTCCAACCGGTCGAAGTAGTGGAGCCTTTCCAGCAGTGCCTGATCCAAAAGAGAAGCTCTCTCCTCCACCTGTTCCAGAACCAATGGATTCACCTCCTAGTACTCCTTCACCAATGGCAAAAAAGAAAACTCAACAACAAGGTTCCCCAAAATCAAGTAGCAATATATGGAAGTATACTGTAATTGGCATTAGTGTGGCTGTGTTGGTAATTGTTCTTCTAGCGATGATCTTCATGTGTCGAAGCCAAGCAGTTAAAACCATAAAACCTTGGAAGACAGGAATAAGTGGACAGTTGCAGAAAGCATTTATAACAG GAGTTCCAAAGTTAAACAGATCAGAGTTGGAAAGCGCCTGTGAAGATTTCAGCAACATCATTAACACAATTGATGGCTCCATTGTGTACAAGGGAACACTCTCCAGTGGAGTTGAGATTGCCGTTGCATCAACAACACTGACTTCTTTGAAAGACTGGTCCAAGAATGCAGAGAAGGCTTACCGGAAAAAG ATTGATGAGCTATCACGAGTGAATCACAAGAACTTTGTCAATCTCATTGGCTACTGTGAGGAGGATGAACCTTTTACTAGGATGATGGTGTTTGAGTATGCTCCAAATGGAAATCTCCATGAACATCTGCATA TTCAAGAAATGGAACACCTGGACTGGACCGCAAGGGTCAGGATCATAATGGGAACAGGTTACTGTCTTCAGTATATGCACCACGATCTAAATCCACCTGTATCACATCCCAACTTAGATGCATCTTCCATCTTTTTAACGGATGATTATGCTGCAAAG ATTGCAGAGCTATGTTTCTGGGCAACATTGCCGAAGTCAAAGAAGGATTCTGAGGAGGACGATAAAGAGCATTCCGAATTACCACCCCTTGCTGATCCAGAAACAAATATCTACAGTTTCGGACTACTGTTAATAGAGATCATCAGTGGAAGGCGACACTCAGAAGTAGGGTGCCTTGCGAAATGG GCCTCTGCCTATCTCAATGAACAAAGAAGCAGCATGGTTGATCCAAGTCTCAAATCCTTCAAAAACGACGAGTTGGATGTCCTTTGTGAGGTGATCAAAGAGTGCACTCAACAAGATCCAAGACGCAGACCAGCAATGAATGATGTCATCGAGAAACTGAGGCAAGTAATTCCCATCACTCCAAACCAAGCAGTCCCAAGACTTTCACCACTCTGGTGGGCTGAGCTTGAGATCTTATCAGTTGAAGCAACGTAA
- the LOC126788902 gene encoding protein DOG1-like 4, giving the protein MKTQVEESFSEYFEKWVCQLEQLQHQLIKLSQEKAVLQNEAELQALVSRVTSLHKEYYTAKWAAAHQDVLAFFCPVWSSPLEKTFSWLTGWKPSMLFKLLRQARLRNVSEQQLRKIEELRLKTRYEEERVEREMERQQVAMADRKMVELARLTTRVRNGGGAVAEVEGMVDMAIKVMLNGLERVMKAADCVRLKALKGVLDLLSPLQCVEFLAANGMVQIKLRQLERKSSNLIDLN; this is encoded by the coding sequence ATGAAAACCCAGGTTGAGGAGAGCTTCTCCGAGTATTTTGAGAAGTGGGTTTGTCAGCTTGAGCAGCTCCAACACCAGCTGATCAAGTTGTCCCAGGAGAAGGCAGTGCTGCAGAATGAAGCTGAGCTCCAAGCTTTGGTGTCCAGGGTCACAAGTTTGCACAAAGAATACTATACTGCCAAATGGGCTGCTGCTCATCAAGATGTGCTGGCCTTCTTCTGCCCTGTCTGGTCCAGCCCTTTGGAGAAAACCTTTTCATGGCTGACGGGTTGGAAGCCCTCAATGTTGTTTAAGCTACTGCGACAAGCTCGGCTGCGTAACGTGTCCGAGCAGCAGCTGAGGAAGATTGAGGAGCTGAGGCTGAAGACTCGGTACGAGGAGGAGAGGGTGGAGAGGGAGATGGAGAGGCAGCAGGTGGCCATGGCGGACCGTAAGATGGTGGAGCTGGCCAGGCTGACCACTCGGGTCAGAAACGGTGGTGGAGCGGTTGCTGAGGTCGAAGGGATGGTGGATATGGCAATTAAGGTGATGCTGAATGGGTTGGAGAGAGTCATGAAGGCTGCTGATTGTGTGAGGCTCAAGGCATTGAAGGGTGTTTTGGATTTGCTGAGTCCATTGCAGTGTGTAGAGTTTTTGGCTGCTAACGGCATGGTTCAGATTAAGCTGAGGCAATTGGAAAGGAAAAGCAGCAACCTAATTGACCTAAACTAG